One part of the Sulfolobus tengchongensis genome encodes these proteins:
- the cas6 gene encoding CRISPR system precrRNA processing endoribonuclease RAMP protein Cas6: MGQNLSMHIFKVNYSLIPLHDVILPVPSSKVLKNLILSGKFLPSLAKLVESEIKSKPLFISALGNGEFRYLSDDDKIMNVKANSRLNGFVSFPYIDEVYNEISEGVYETPYGKFSLIVNSVEILDIQRMRIEDYMNYNIYVKFVTPVILSSKILLPPSLKDRYKNIKPGFSLLPSVGLIIAYAYRSYYSILGRTDEQEWATRAFKLSVLSNALAKIVGFNLSPKTVIIGRDEKNNLRKSRGVVGWIEFNIAERKIKKMAIKCFTISSYLGLGKSRGIGLGEIRVTLKKTK, encoded by the coding sequence ATGGGGCAAAATCTTTCCATGCATATTTTTAAGGTTAATTATTCTCTAATTCCATTACACGACGTTATACTTCCGGTACCTTCATCTAAAGTCTTAAAGAACTTAATATTATCAGGTAAGTTCTTGCCATCACTCGCTAAATTGGTAGAATCCGAGATTAAGAGTAAACCCCTATTCATATCCGCTTTAGGTAATGGCGAATTCAGATACTTAAGTGATGATGATAAGATTATGAACGTTAAAGCCAACTCCAGACTTAACGGATTCGTCTCCTTTCCTTATATAGATGAAGTTTACAATGAGATATCTGAGGGAGTATATGAAACTCCTTACGGAAAATTTTCACTAATAGTTAATAGTGTAGAAATTTTGGATATCCAAAGAATGAGGATTGAAGACTATATGAATTACAACATTTACGTTAAATTCGTTACCCCTGTTATATTATCATCTAAAATATTACTTCCTCCTTCGCTAAAAGATAGATATAAGAATATAAAACCAGGATTTTCCCTTTTACCTTCTGTAGGTCTTATCATAGCCTATGCTTATAGGAGTTATTACAGCATTTTAGGAAGAACTGATGAACAAGAGTGGGCTACTAGGGCTTTTAAATTGAGCGTATTATCCAACGCATTAGCCAAAATAGTAGGATTTAATTTGAGTCCAAAGACCGTAATAATAGGAAGAGATGAAAAGAACAATTTAAGGAAAAGTAGGGGTGTGGTAGGATGGATAGAGTTTAATATAGCTGAAAGAAAAATAAAGAAGATGGCAATAAAATGCTTTACTATATCATCTTATTTAGGATTAGGAAAGAGCAGAGGAATTGGATTAGGGGAGATAAGAGTTACGCTTAAGAAGACTAAGTGA
- a CDS encoding APC family permease: MKRKLNLIEATAIGLGNIIGAGIFVMVGSIIYLAGPGALLSFIITGILAMTIGLNSAELSSKFPKTEGGVYSFAKLTMGDSVGFLVGWMRMISYAVSGAATSLGFASYLPFHGFQFVIAGILIVILSIIYLLGLKLASEIETILVIINISGLIIFIAFSLIVGKFSITHFTPIIPHGISGVFSGASLAFFAYSGFNTIATLTPDVENGEKTVPKAIILSLIITSILYILVVFSMLYLLPWQSYGLQGNPLSFALQEAKAPEIVTIIVSLTAIIATITVTLSIIIASARTLKQMAEDELIPKRLSNDRIAIIIISAIMISSLSLGNVELIGLVANFGIIFSYVITPIAVVISRRRKIIGKFEAPLFPLLQIIAVVLSLIIMTSLGKESLMLGILSLIIGLLIHEAHVQINVIEKGKRLNPHGKV; this comes from the coding sequence ATGAAGAGAAAATTAAATCTCATTGAAGCAACGGCTATAGGATTAGGCAACATAATAGGGGCTGGAATATTCGTAATGGTAGGTAGCATAATTTATTTAGCTGGTCCCGGAGCATTACTCTCCTTCATAATAACCGGTATCTTAGCTATGACCATAGGTTTAAACAGTGCTGAATTATCTTCTAAATTTCCTAAAACTGAGGGAGGGGTTTACTCATTTGCGAAACTCACTATGGGTGATTCAGTGGGATTTCTCGTAGGGTGGATGAGAATGATTTCTTATGCAGTATCTGGAGCAGCTACATCTTTGGGATTTGCAAGTTATTTACCATTTCATGGATTTCAATTCGTCATTGCAGGAATATTAATTGTTATATTATCCATAATATACTTACTTGGGTTAAAACTAGCTTCAGAAATAGAGACAATTCTCGTAATTATAAACATTTCCGGATTAATAATATTTATTGCATTTTCTCTTATAGTAGGAAAATTTTCTATCACCCATTTTACTCCAATAATTCCTCATGGAATATCTGGGGTCTTCAGTGGAGCGTCATTAGCCTTCTTCGCTTACTCTGGATTTAATACCATAGCTACCTTAACTCCAGATGTGGAAAACGGAGAAAAGACTGTTCCTAAAGCTATAATTCTTTCCTTGATTATAACCTCAATTCTCTACATCCTTGTGGTGTTTTCCATGCTTTATTTATTACCTTGGCAATCATATGGTCTCCAAGGGAATCCCCTATCTTTTGCGTTGCAAGAAGCTAAAGCTCCAGAGATTGTCACAATAATAGTCTCATTAACAGCAATAATAGCAACAATAACAGTAACGCTCTCAATAATTATAGCATCAGCTAGAACTTTAAAACAAATGGCTGAGGATGAGCTAATACCTAAGCGATTGTCAAATGATAGAATAGCGATAATCATAATATCTGCAATAATGATTTCGTCTTTGTCTTTAGGTAACGTGGAATTGATAGGCTTAGTAGCCAATTTTGGTATTATTTTCTCCTACGTTATAACACCTATAGCAGTAGTGATTTCGAGAAGAAGAAAAATAATAGGAAAATTTGAAGCACCACTTTTTCCATTATTGCAAATAATAGCAGTAGTTCTTTCGCTGATAATAATGACGTCATTAGGGAAGGAATCATTAATGCTCGGAATCCTATCATTGATAATAGGTTTATTAATTCATGAGGCTCATGTTCAAATAAACGTGATAGAAAAGGGAAAGAGATTGAATCCACATGGAAAGGTGTAA
- a CDS encoding PD-(D/E)XK nuclease family protein, with protein MSLQEEIKKVLKENPSIIVEALMQKPEVLYEALAKLMPWQTVLHNIEEIRNEISEIKRNMVTKEDAKNFATKEDLKNEIKRLETIIVGLGARWGLMNEDAFRRGMYEILKTEGFDVAHELLYDKQGEVYGEPSEVEYDMVIKDHETIMVEVTSAIKRGDLPIIKKKKEFYEKEKNVKITRVIVVTPFIHDKYAERVKAIAKSMGIDIIFP; from the coding sequence ATGTCGCTACAAGAAGAGATAAAGAAAGTGCTTAAAGAGAACCCGTCAATCATAGTGGAGGCTTTGATGCAGAAGCCAGAAGTATTATATGAGGCTTTGGCTAAGTTAATGCCCTGGCAGACTGTTTTACACAATATAGAAGAAATAAGGAATGAAATTTCAGAGATTAAGAGGAACATGGTGACTAAGGAAGATGCTAAAAACTTCGCGACAAAAGAAGACCTCAAAAATGAAATTAAAAGATTAGAGACAATTATTGTTGGTCTAGGTGCTAGATGGGGACTGATGAATGAAGACGCGTTCAGACGTGGTATGTATGAGATTTTGAAGACTGAGGGATTTGATGTGGCTCATGAGCTTCTTTATGATAAGCAGGGTGAAGTCTATGGAGAACCCTCAGAAGTTGAATATGACATGGTAATAAAGGATCACGAAACAATAATGGTAGAAGTCACTTCAGCTATAAAAAGAGGCGACTTACCAATAATAAAAAAGAAAAAGGAGTTTTATGAGAAGGAGAAAAACGTAAAAATTACCAGGGTTATAGTAGTGACTCCTTTCATACATGACAAATACGCGGAAAGGGTAAAGGCAATTGCGAAGAGTATGGGTATTGACATCATTTTCCCTTAA
- a CDS encoding RNA-guided endonuclease InsQ/TnpB family protein, with protein MEVLVLNGSHEYAKFLTERFITERYIDQAIHDTFSILESWRRRFEKGKAEYKPPLVKKAYVRIKTTLRRIIGKSVRITVKPHEYITYSWNNEWFSKRVEGFELTEPIIKEDKVYLVFRKELQTTTPLEVVAFDSNLFSLDGYDGEKFVTVSLKQLYSLKYTMQRKRSKVQSLASKKFKAGKRLLVKYSHREKNRVNDLVHKLANLILCLYHHHVLVFEKLNKQGMFEDANDSLSRKLSKTVWRKLINVLKYKASLYNCRVVEVNPRFTSRSCPRCGWVNSRMVGKTFRCGKCGFTLDRQFNASLNIFKKYLSRFNFKMWGFPHPFRVSGVIPLMGRRGMNIRDFGEVQGLRVEYKIYEIQ; from the coding sequence ATTGAGGTCCTCGTGCTCAACGGTAGTCATGAGTATGCAAAATTTTTGACAGAAAGATTTATTACTGAACGCTACATAGACCAAGCAATACACGACACATTCTCGATCCTAGAATCGTGGAGAAGAAGATTTGAAAAAGGAAAAGCTGAATACAAACCACCACTAGTAAAGAAAGCCTACGTAAGAATAAAAACAACACTAAGAAGAATTATAGGAAAAAGCGTTAGGATAACAGTCAAACCTCACGAATACATAACATACTCATGGAATAATGAGTGGTTCTCAAAGAGGGTTGAAGGCTTTGAATTAACAGAACCAATAATCAAGGAGGATAAAGTGTATTTAGTCTTCAGAAAGGAACTACAAACAACAACACCCCTAGAAGTTGTTGCCTTTGACTCAAACCTATTCTCTCTAGATGGTTATGATGGTGAGAAGTTCGTAACAGTTTCATTGAAACAACTTTATTCCTTGAAATATACAATGCAGAGGAAGAGGAGTAAGGTTCAGTCTCTAGCTTCTAAAAAATTCAAGGCTGGAAAGAGATTGTTGGTTAAGTACTCTCACCGAGAAAAGAATAGGGTTAATGACCTTGTTCATAAGCTGGCTAATCTAATTCTCTGCTTGTATCATCACCACGTTTTAGTTTTTGAAAAGCTTAATAAACAGGGAATGTTTGAGGATGCTAACGATTCTTTGTCAAGGAAGTTATCAAAGACTGTATGGAGGAAGTTGATTAATGTGTTGAAGTATAAGGCTTCATTGTATAATTGTAGGGTTGTTGAGGTGAACCCACGTTTTACATCTAGGTCTTGCCCCAGATGTGGATGGGTTAATTCCCGAATGGTTGGCAAGACCTTTAGGTGTGGGAAATGTGGGTTCACCTTAGATAGGCAATTTAACGCATCATTAAATATCTTCAAGAAGTACTTGAGTAGGTTTAACTTCAAGATGTGGGGGTTTCCTCACCCTTTTAGGGTGAGTGGGGTTATTCCCCTAATGGGACGGAGAGGGATGAACATTCGCGACTTCGGTGAAGTCCAAGGGTTGAGAGTTGAATACAAAATATATGAAATTCAATGA
- a CDS encoding IS110 family transposase — protein sequence MGIIGIDIDKKELKCYVLRDSKGRKTKFQNNIQGLKKLEEEIQDDTVVIEATATYSTRLASWLKIRGHKVLLISPNVLARNKDPRKKSDYNDAEKLANMASEGKPIELNNLKELVSYLEFLDGEIIRYKNRFKRTIIMVDDDDKITKKRLREIVEGKYEYNEEYLKLQYAEAVIYELRGIARQLLELEDMKRELLKRIEEVVPKDHVIFTIPGIGLITAAVILARVGDFSRFKKAEKFVAYCGLDPVTERSGTRIVSHGISKRGDKYLRKMFYLAVLGILLHRNNPVIVKYYDERKDKVPHKKLVVACTRKLARIVWSVCYHNKPFDPNA from the coding sequence ATGGGGATAATAGGAATAGATATAGATAAGAAAGAATTGAAATGTTACGTGTTAAGAGATAGCAAGGGGAGGAAGACAAAATTCCAAAATAACATACAGGGCTTGAAAAAGCTAGAGGAGGAAATACAAGATGATACAGTGGTAATAGAGGCAACTGCAACTTATAGCACAAGGCTGGCATCTTGGCTAAAAATAAGAGGTCACAAGGTACTACTAATAAGCCCCAACGTACTAGCTAGAAACAAGGATCCAAGGAAGAAAAGCGATTATAATGACGCAGAGAAATTAGCAAATATGGCAAGTGAGGGAAAACCGATAGAATTAAACAACTTGAAAGAACTAGTATCATATTTAGAATTTCTTGATGGGGAGATAATAAGGTACAAGAACAGATTCAAAAGAACAATAATAATGGTAGATGATGATGACAAAATAACGAAGAAGAGATTAAGGGAAATCGTAGAGGGAAAATACGAGTATAACGAGGAGTACTTGAAGTTGCAATATGCTGAGGCTGTAATATATGAGTTAAGGGGAATAGCAAGACAGCTTCTTGAACTTGAGGATATGAAGAGGGAGTTGTTGAAGAGGATTGAGGAGGTAGTTCCTAAAGATCACGTGATCTTTACTATTCCGGGTATTGGGTTAATTACTGCTGCTGTTATTTTAGCTAGGGTTGGTGATTTCTCACGTTTTAAGAAGGCGGAGAAGTTTGTTGCTTATTGTGGTTTAGATCCTGTCACTGAGAGAAGTGGCACAAGGATTGTTTCACATGGTATTTCGAAACGTGGTGATAAGTACTTGAGGAAGATGTTTTACCTAGCTGTTTTAGGAATACTTTTGCATCGTAATAATCCAGTTATAGTTAAGTATTATGATGAGAGGAAGGATAAGGTTCCTCATAAGAAGCTTGTTGTTGCTTGCACAAGGAAGTTAGCTAGAATAGTGTGGAGTGTTTGTTATCATAATAAGCCTTTTGATCCTAATGCTTGA
- a CDS encoding RAMP superfamily CRISPR-associated protein produces MIYIFKLKFNMPYGFRVGGTKQESNLLEALYQIDEQGSIYYLIPFSSWKGVFRRVTEMLVNSQSHFNNHSVSEDRVNQIYTVYSSSIEECVKNITDCDNDVVKVAIAKGIISKNDRSHDKKTEFAKLVEMWNCPVEKIYGSEYFAGSITISDSIVYSGVLSRTHAVIDRKSKKVLERHLYTEHIVDVNSVNVNLILRDYIKEWLDTLRFMANVGTFIGGSKSRGIGYIKLDTKESEFAEVRDITAKPVFKPLSDLL; encoded by the coding sequence ATGATATACATATTTAAATTAAAGTTTAATATGCCATATGGGTTCAGAGTTGGAGGAACAAAACAAGAGTCCAATTTATTGGAGGCTCTTTACCAAATTGATGAGCAAGGTTCAATTTACTATCTGATCCCCTTCAGTAGCTGGAAAGGAGTATTCAGAAGGGTTACTGAGATGCTGGTGAATAGCCAATCTCACTTTAACAATCACAGCGTAAGTGAAGACAGAGTAAACCAGATTTACACAGTCTATTCTTCAAGTATAGAGGAGTGCGTAAAGAATATTACTGATTGCGATAATGACGTAGTTAAGGTTGCCATTGCTAAAGGTATAATAAGTAAAAATGATAGGAGTCACGATAAGAAAACTGAGTTCGCTAAATTGGTGGAGATGTGGAATTGTCCAGTGGAGAAAATTTACGGAAGTGAGTATTTTGCAGGTTCCATAACAATTTCAGATAGTATTGTCTACAGTGGAGTTTTGAGTAGAACTCATGCAGTTATAGATAGGAAAAGCAAAAAGGTACTTGAAAGGCATTTGTATACAGAACATATAGTTGACGTTAACAGCGTTAACGTTAACTTAATACTGCGAGATTACATTAAGGAGTGGTTAGATACGCTCAGGTTTATGGCAAATGTTGGAACATTTATTGGTGGAAGTAAGTCTAGAGGCATTGGATACATTAAGTTGGATACGAAAGAGAGCGAATTTGCCGAAGTTAGGGATATCACTGCGAAACCCGTATTCAAACCATTAAGCGACTTGTTATAG
- a CDS encoding RAMP superfamily CRISPR-associated protein — MTYLTINVSIRNLTSLTVGGGSTIGSADIPLNVFGVPPSSLKGAMRTAIHNLLPPGFSSCGEIEPSNIKMKHNTKPCDVCSLFGYPDSKDGGCFTIVSNTDISKINKFLITRVSIDDKTQKAKRGSLFTQEVIPPNTELNFTIYYNQICGERLLKLLLYSLLALRYWRLGRNAMIDVKVNNNICVKVKCDSEMNSILSSLSSFLW; from the coding sequence ATGACTTACCTTACAATAAATGTATCTATAAGAAATTTAACATCGCTAACCGTAGGTGGTGGAAGCACAATAGGCTCCGCTGATATTCCCCTAAACGTTTTTGGAGTACCTCCATCATCCCTGAAAGGCGCTATGAGAACTGCAATACACAATCTCTTACCCCCAGGATTTTCATCTTGCGGTGAAATCGAACCCAGTAACATAAAAATGAAACACAATACAAAGCCATGTGATGTTTGTTCGTTATTTGGATATCCAGACTCTAAAGATGGAGGTTGTTTCACCATAGTCTCAAATACCGATATCTCAAAAATAAATAAGTTCCTAATTACTAGGGTTTCAATAGATGATAAGACGCAGAAGGCCAAAAGAGGTAGCCTATTCACGCAGGAGGTTATTCCTCCAAATACAGAGCTCAACTTCACAATTTACTATAATCAAATATGTGGTGAGAGACTGTTAAAGTTACTATTATACTCGCTCCTAGCATTAAGGTATTGGAGATTGGGTAGAAACGCAATGATAGATGTAAAGGTCAACAACAACATATGCGTTAAAGTCAAATGCGATAGTGAGATGAATAGCATTTTGAGCTCACTCTCATCGTTCTTGTGGTGA
- a CDS encoding HD domain-containing protein — MVLRGKLVLPDFEVKFVKWDAEKLKNEIINILVGFENISCELANNEQEIALNIYADMLSLLYKAPMIISHAPYKSSGYYISTAYEYFFTYVILRHLKKIDVNNDLEEILSILEDGRKVLKELFSYVNTLRDIYEALLNTPSDTRPGYNFTSLASHLQLSSILVWLVQQSSVDLNYLRIAALLHDIGKLILPERHVTGSSEILDKVIERSQCLKSYLSRVKEIVEGHHSNLNTILTIADRLAASADRLSKVVEFGLNKENLSIKECYSSKVNSYECIEKHGEKEYSEASKILYKYVLASLQNIEKTIKEEADAKFFEYLKISDDILKATSSFKNEDQKEDEKKKPIGYLAYIDFPGIQKFITNFPNLRDMSFASLLVDFLTTVYSFMLLDNEFSKRGKSRIPAEALLSGYGGHSFIVIRSDITNEDNKEEFIRNIIVNNRELEKLDLKLNVKVVEFAYDNYVRNYNEIWDSIISKQYDRYLVNYTENVYSLGLHRVCDNCGIRPAVDTDENQYLCDRCYLIRKLSKKRGFYARVNSQYMLQNGKTIHSYEFAKKYFGDEYQEYAMEFIAGNKSKEDNKYISLIKADGNRAGFIFKTCATFSDYVDRSFRLDYGIKKAFYETINELAEENEDLASRILSGVLYLGGDDIMILAPSIVAVPFSVTLFSKAEEYTGFTFKVGIISVKPDHPIQFAYRAVNELMESSKIARANKSSLACMVFSSTLATDNVILTEINRYKRKGGDNLMVVSNDLSDVRELLELLKVVLSNSSTSEPNFFKIISNIYNEDNKELVRDSLRPLENLVSYAESNLGTSKYFLGTLAYIITRKAKTEDNYERELINLLLKNLSEKEWNIPLYDYYFIVKSLRVGVGGY, encoded by the coding sequence ATGGTACTTAGAGGTAAGTTAGTTCTTCCAGATTTTGAAGTGAAATTCGTAAAATGGGACGCTGAAAAGCTAAAGAACGAAATTATAAATATTCTAGTAGGATTTGAGAATATTTCATGTGAGTTAGCGAACAATGAACAGGAAATTGCGCTCAATATTTACGCTGATATGCTATCCCTATTATATAAGGCACCAATGATAATATCCCATGCTCCCTATAAGTCAAGTGGGTATTATATATCTACAGCTTATGAGTACTTCTTCACATACGTTATATTAAGGCATTTAAAAAAGATTGATGTAAATAATGATCTTGAAGAGATCCTCTCAATTCTAGAAGATGGAAGGAAGGTCTTAAAGGAGTTATTTTCGTACGTGAACACTCTAAGGGACATTTACGAAGCTTTACTGAACACACCATCCGACACTAGACCCGGTTATAATTTCACCTCTTTAGCATCTCATTTGCAATTATCATCGATACTTGTATGGTTAGTTCAACAAAGCTCAGTGGATCTTAACTATTTAAGAATAGCTGCTTTGTTACACGATATAGGTAAGCTAATCCTTCCTGAAAGGCACGTTACGGGATCTTCTGAAATATTGGATAAGGTTATTGAAAGGTCTCAATGTCTTAAAAGCTATTTATCTAGGGTTAAGGAAATAGTTGAGGGTCATCACTCTAACCTAAATACAATACTAACTATAGCTGATAGACTAGCTGCATCTGCTGATAGGTTAAGCAAAGTTGTGGAATTCGGATTGAATAAAGAGAATCTAAGTATCAAGGAATGCTATTCCTCAAAGGTAAATTCCTACGAGTGTATTGAAAAACATGGGGAAAAGGAATACAGCGAGGCTAGCAAAATATTGTATAAATACGTTTTAGCATCTCTTCAGAATATAGAAAAGACGATCAAGGAGGAAGCTGATGCTAAATTCTTTGAATACCTTAAAATAAGTGATGATATACTTAAAGCCACTTCAAGTTTCAAAAACGAGGATCAAAAAGAAGATGAGAAAAAGAAGCCCATAGGTTATTTAGCCTATATCGACTTCCCTGGAATACAGAAATTCATTACCAATTTCCCTAACTTAAGGGATATGTCTTTCGCTAGCCTCCTAGTAGATTTTCTGACAACAGTTTACTCATTTATGCTTTTGGATAACGAATTCAGTAAGAGAGGGAAGTCCAGAATACCAGCTGAGGCTTTGTTGAGTGGATACGGCGGTCATTCTTTCATAGTAATAAGAAGTGATATTACAAATGAGGATAATAAGGAGGAGTTCATTAGAAATATTATAGTTAACAATAGGGAATTGGAAAAACTTGACCTTAAGTTAAACGTTAAAGTAGTGGAGTTCGCTTACGATAACTACGTGAGAAATTATAACGAGATCTGGGATAGCATTATTTCAAAACAGTATGATAGGTATCTTGTTAATTACACTGAGAACGTATATTCCTTAGGTTTGCATAGGGTATGTGATAATTGTGGAATAAGGCCAGCAGTAGATACTGATGAGAATCAATACTTATGTGATAGATGTTATCTTATAAGGAAGTTATCAAAGAAAAGGGGATTTTACGCCAGAGTTAACTCTCAATATATGCTTCAAAACGGTAAGACAATCCACTCCTATGAGTTTGCTAAAAAATATTTTGGAGATGAGTATCAAGAGTACGCTATGGAGTTCATTGCTGGTAATAAAAGTAAGGAGGACAATAAGTACATTTCTCTTATTAAGGCTGATGGGAATAGGGCTGGATTCATATTTAAGACATGTGCAACATTTTCAGACTACGTTGATAGAAGTTTCAGATTGGATTATGGAATTAAAAAAGCCTTCTATGAAACAATAAATGAGCTCGCAGAGGAAAATGAGGATCTCGCTTCCAGAATACTTTCCGGTGTATTGTACTTAGGTGGTGATGATATAATGATCTTAGCACCTTCCATTGTCGCAGTTCCATTTTCAGTTACACTATTCAGCAAAGCAGAAGAATATACTGGGTTCACCTTCAAGGTAGGGATTATTTCCGTAAAACCAGATCATCCTATACAGTTCGCCTACCGTGCAGTAAATGAGTTGATGGAAAGCAGTAAGATAGCTAGGGCTAACAAATCATCATTAGCTTGTATGGTGTTTTCCTCTACGTTAGCTACAGATAACGTAATCCTAACTGAGATTAATAGATATAAGAGAAAAGGAGGAGATAACTTAATGGTAGTATCCAACGATTTGAGTGATGTAAGGGAATTGTTGGAATTGTTAAAGGTGGTCTTATCAAATTCGAGCACATCTGAACCCAATTTCTTTAAGATAATATCAAACATTTATAATGAAGATAATAAGGAACTAGTTAGAGACTCATTGAGACCGTTAGAGAACCTTGTAAGCTATGCAGAGTCGAATCTCGGCACCTCTAAGTATTTCCTCGGAACATTGGCTTACATTATAACGAGAAAGGCTAAGACAGAGGACAATTACGAGAGGGAACTCATAAATCTACTGCTAAAGAATTTGAGTGAAAAAGAATGGAATATCCCGCTATACGATTACTACTTCATAGTCAAGTCCCTTAGAGTAGGCGTTGGGGGTTATTGA
- a CDS encoding RAMP superfamily CRISPR-associated protein — protein sequence MQRSHIQRNEYTKRNSKGLDGVIELELTVKSNYLHVGSGKYDVELVKPISNIDELVNKALSGSLLDVQDYFSPLSFEMCNYNGKVVIPGSSIKGLVRSRLELSIPGSCFIISMKSNSSSQTYRRIFKPSPRQSDTFDPERFPAICPVCDLLGNTGLASRVSFSDFVMTSGKVDNVSIRGIIYECAVKDSKFLGRVVFRSLKPIEIGMLLYGFGLRIKGNSLVGKTLLLGRFKYSDRRFGRVVFSIVNPKGDYVKAVNDFVSKFNPLDFNEEW from the coding sequence ATGCAAAGATCCCATATCCAGAGAAATGAATATACCAAGAGAAATTCTAAAGGACTTGATGGAGTAATAGAGTTAGAGCTAACTGTAAAATCGAACTATCTACATGTGGGTAGTGGAAAATATGATGTGGAATTGGTTAAACCCATAAGTAACATTGATGAGCTAGTAAATAAGGCGTTAAGTGGTTCACTACTTGACGTTCAAGATTACTTCTCTCCTTTATCGTTCGAGATGTGTAATTACAATGGCAAGGTAGTTATACCGGGCTCCAGTATTAAGGGTTTAGTGAGGTCTAGATTGGAATTATCAATTCCAGGATCTTGTTTTATAATTTCCATGAAATCTAATAGCTCATCTCAGACTTATAGGAGGATCTTTAAACCTTCACCTAGACAAAGCGATACGTTCGATCCAGAAAGATTCCCTGCTATATGTCCAGTGTGTGATCTTTTAGGAAACACTGGGTTAGCTAGTAGAGTTTCGTTCTCAGATTTCGTCATGACTTCTGGGAAAGTTGATAACGTAAGTATAAGAGGGATTATTTATGAATGTGCCGTTAAGGATTCTAAGTTTCTCGGTAGAGTAGTATTTCGCTCATTGAAACCTATTGAAATTGGCATGTTATTATATGGTTTTGGACTTAGGATTAAGGGTAATAGTTTAGTTGGGAAGACTTTACTTTTGGGCAGGTTTAAATACTCTGATAGGAGGTTTGGTAGAGTGGTTTTCTCTATTGTAAATCCTAAAGGTGATTACGTAAAGGCAGTTAACGATTTTGTTAGTAAGTTTAATCCTTTAGACTTCAATGAGGAGTGGTGA